Proteins from one Micromonospora sp. M71_S20 genomic window:
- a CDS encoding cellulose binding domain-containing protein, with protein sequence MSGTRRTSSKSYGTTAIASSPWIVVSVGVAVMVVLLAIALGTYRGRGPAFDAQPGPPLPTVGLADPEPSATSPTATRSPRAPATSSGRSTVRPTPTRSTPARSSAPPSPTPSGSEETALVAPPSSSPLTGRYRVVESYADGFVGEVLVSNASSAGRGWTARLTFPGARLGSAWIEGAPQGTAQRIDDGFTYRSGGDLPGGASATLRFYVQGTQSRPASCTVEGGACRV encoded by the coding sequence ATGTCCGGCACGCGCCGAACATCGAGCAAGTCCTACGGCACGACCGCCATCGCGTCCTCGCCGTGGATCGTGGTGTCCGTCGGCGTCGCGGTGATGGTGGTCCTGCTGGCCATCGCGCTCGGCACCTACCGGGGGCGCGGCCCCGCGTTCGACGCGCAACCCGGCCCGCCGCTGCCGACCGTCGGCCTGGCCGATCCGGAGCCGTCGGCGACCAGCCCGACGGCCACGCGCTCGCCCCGGGCGCCGGCCACGTCGTCCGGCCGCTCCACCGTCCGGCCCACCCCGACGCGGTCCACGCCCGCCCGCAGCAGCGCCCCGCCGTCCCCGACCCCGAGCGGGAGCGAGGAGACGGCGCTGGTCGCGCCGCCGTCGTCGTCCCCGCTGACGGGCCGGTACCGGGTGGTGGAGTCGTACGCGGACGGGTTCGTCGGGGAGGTGCTGGTCAGCAACGCGTCGTCGGCCGGCCGGGGCTGGACGGCGCGGCTGACCTTCCCGGGAGCGCGGCTGGGCAGCGCGTGGATCGAGGGCGCGCCACAGGGGACGGCGCAGCGGATCGACGACGGCTTCACCTACCGCAGCGGCGGCGACCTGCCCGGGGGCGCGTCGGCCACGCTGCGGTTCTACGTCCAGGGCACGCAGAGCCGCCCGGCGAGCTGCACGGTCGAGGGCGGCGCCTGCCGCGTCTAG